In Deltaproteobacteria bacterium, the following are encoded in one genomic region:
- a CDS encoding M23 family metallopeptidase: MIVPGTAGSIRRFHVPRIWLKRAGLAVAAAAVALLALSVDYVRVRVSLSELERLRRETGEQRQELLAYAEKMETISSRLEKIDGFERKLRVITNLDPADPLPLPGIGGTDGQLLDADEVSWLSRAKSHEIIREGLETLADAADAQEQSLESLIAHLGDQAVRLVHTPSIAPARGWVTSPFGYRTSPYTGGREFHPGIDIAGRTGTPIYASADGEVIYATSKRSLGIAVKLRHGYGIEAVYGHMQELCVKAGESVKRGQQIGLMGSTGRSTGPHVHYAVLVNGKTVNPRNYILD; this comes from the coding sequence ATGATCGTGCCCGGGACGGCCGGCTCGATCCGCCGCTTCCACGTGCCCCGAATCTGGCTGAAGCGCGCGGGCCTCGCGGTTGCCGCGGCCGCCGTCGCGCTGCTCGCGCTCTCGGTCGACTACGTGAGGGTGCGCGTGAGTCTCTCGGAGCTGGAGCGGCTGCGCCGCGAGACGGGCGAGCAGCGTCAGGAGCTGCTCGCCTACGCAGAGAAGATGGAGACGATCTCCTCGCGGCTGGAGAAGATCGACGGCTTCGAGCGCAAGCTTCGCGTGATCACGAATCTGGATCCGGCCGATCCGCTGCCGCTTCCCGGGATCGGCGGCACGGACGGACAGCTCCTGGACGCGGACGAGGTGTCGTGGCTCTCGCGCGCGAAGAGTCACGAGATCATCCGCGAGGGGCTGGAGACGCTGGCGGACGCCGCGGACGCGCAGGAGCAGAGCCTGGAGTCCCTGATCGCGCACCTCGGGGACCAGGCCGTGCGTCTGGTCCACACGCCGTCGATCGCGCCGGCGCGGGGCTGGGTCACGTCCCCGTTCGGCTACCGCACCTCGCCCTACACGGGCGGGCGAGAGTTCCACCCGGGCATCGACATCGCCGGACGAACGGGCACGCCGATCTACGCTTCCGCCGACGGCGAAGTGATCTACGCGACGTCGAAACGCTCGCTCGGAATCGCCGTCAAGCTGCGCCACGGCTACGGCATCGAGGCCGTCTACGGCCACATGCAGGAGCTGTGCGTGAAAGCGGGCGAGAGCGTGAAGCGCGGCCAGCAGATCGGGCTCATGGGCTCGACCGGACGCAGCACCGGTCCCCACGTGCACTACGCGGTTCTGGTGAACGGCAAGACGGTGAATCCGCGCAACTACATCCTCGACTGA
- the secA gene encoding preprotein translocase subunit SecA, with protein sequence MRSLVTRIFGSANERLIKSLRPAVARINELEARYSPLPPDQLRWRATELRERVAKGEPLDSVMPEAFALVREAAKRTLGQRHYDVQLIGGMVLHQGKIAEMKTGEGKTLVATLPSFLNALGAKGVHVVTVNDYLARRDAEWMGAVHRSLGLSVGCIVHGMSDAERRESYAADITYGQNNEFGFDYLRDNMKPALELFVQRAHNYAIVDEVDSILIDEARTPLIISGPVDDDPEKFRRVDRIIPRLIENKEHYTLDEKARSVQLTEEGVVAAEHLLGIDNLYAPNHMETLHVVQNALRAHIVYKLDVDYVVKDDQVLIVDEFTGRLMEGRRWSDGLHQAVEAKEKVKVQNESQTYASITFQNYFRMYGKLAGMTGTADTEAQEFASIYKLDVVVVPTHRPMVRKDHEDVVYRTKAEKWKAVIDDIEACHGRGQPVLVGTIAIETSELVSAKLKNRGIRHNVLNAKQHQREAEIVAQAGRLGAVTISTNMAGRGTDIVLGGNPAMMMRARGLDPDAPENKDEFEKLDRACREEREKVLAAGGLHVLGTERHESRRIDNQLRGRSGRQGDPGSSRFFLSLEDDLLRIFGADRIAGLMKRLGMEEGEAIEARMLSGAIERAQRKVEVRNFDTRKHLLEYDDVMNKQRSSIYQWRNTILASQDMRAQYQELSSELAAQIVAATFPPKSEPDAEGFVREVQAQFAIAVDPGAAELQGGGNRERALELLLQRVEAKLDEKVGMFAEIQRKYADFRPPSFDGIARGILLQTLDQSWKDHLLTMDHLKEGVGLQGYAGKDPKRVYQTEGFELFRAMFDRIGARATEQLFRVAIEEPSPERIVELRAAEEARRTAQTRRLQEVHAGSPSEAPAAPTGTVTREGPKVGRNDPCPCGSGKKFKKCHGVAG encoded by the coding sequence ATTCGCTCGCTCGTCACGCGGATCTTCGGCTCTGCCAATGAACGGCTGATCAAGTCGCTGCGGCCCGCCGTCGCGCGCATCAACGAGCTCGAGGCGAGATACTCGCCGCTCCCGCCGGACCAGCTGCGCTGGCGAGCGACCGAGCTGCGCGAACGCGTAGCCAAGGGCGAGCCGCTCGATTCCGTGATGCCCGAGGCGTTCGCGCTGGTGCGAGAGGCCGCCAAGCGCACGCTGGGCCAGCGCCACTACGACGTGCAGCTGATCGGCGGCATGGTGCTGCACCAGGGCAAGATCGCCGAGATGAAGACCGGCGAGGGCAAGACGCTGGTCGCCACGCTGCCGTCGTTCCTGAATGCCCTCGGCGCCAAGGGCGTGCACGTCGTGACCGTGAACGACTACCTCGCGCGGCGCGACGCGGAGTGGATGGGCGCGGTGCATCGCTCGCTCGGCCTTTCGGTGGGCTGCATCGTCCACGGCATGTCGGACGCGGAGCGGCGCGAGTCCTACGCCGCCGACATCACCTACGGGCAGAACAACGAGTTCGGCTTCGACTACCTGCGCGACAACATGAAGCCGGCGCTGGAGCTCTTCGTCCAGCGCGCCCACAACTACGCGATCGTGGACGAGGTCGATTCGATCCTGATCGACGAGGCCCGCACGCCGCTGATCATCTCGGGTCCGGTCGACGACGACCCCGAAAAGTTCCGCCGCGTCGATCGGATCATCCCGCGCCTGATCGAGAACAAGGAGCATTACACGCTCGACGAGAAGGCGCGTTCGGTGCAGCTGACCGAGGAGGGCGTGGTCGCGGCCGAGCACCTGCTCGGCATCGACAACCTCTATGCGCCCAATCACATGGAGACGCTGCACGTCGTCCAGAACGCGCTGCGCGCGCACATCGTCTACAAGCTCGACGTCGATTACGTGGTGAAGGACGACCAGGTCCTGATCGTCGACGAGTTCACCGGTCGGCTGATGGAGGGCCGCCGCTGGAGCGACGGCCTGCACCAGGCGGTCGAGGCCAAGGAGAAGGTCAAGGTCCAGAACGAGAGCCAGACCTACGCCTCGATCACCTTCCAGAACTACTTCCGCATGTACGGAAAGCTCGCGGGAATGACGGGAACCGCCGACACCGAGGCGCAGGAGTTCGCGAGCATCTACAAGCTCGACGTGGTCGTCGTTCCCACGCACCGGCCGATGGTGCGCAAGGACCACGAGGACGTCGTCTACCGCACGAAGGCCGAGAAGTGGAAGGCCGTGATCGACGACATCGAGGCCTGCCACGGGCGCGGCCAGCCGGTGCTGGTCGGCACGATCGCGATCGAGACCAGCGAGCTGGTCTCCGCGAAGCTCAAGAATCGCGGCATCCGCCACAACGTTCTGAACGCCAAGCAGCACCAGCGCGAGGCCGAGATCGTGGCGCAGGCGGGACGCCTGGGCGCGGTCACGATCTCGACCAACATGGCCGGCCGAGGCACCGACATCGTGCTCGGCGGCAATCCCGCCATGATGATGCGCGCGCGCGGGCTCGACCCGGACGCGCCCGAGAACAAGGACGAGTTCGAGAAGCTCGACCGCGCCTGTCGCGAGGAGCGCGAGAAGGTGCTCGCCGCGGGCGGTCTGCACGTGCTCGGCACCGAGCGGCACGAGTCGCGGCGCATCGACAACCAGCTTCGCGGTCGCTCCGGACGCCAGGGCGATCCGGGCTCTTCCCGCTTCTTTCTCTCGCTCGAGGACGACCTGCTGCGGATCTTCGGCGCGGACCGGATCGCGGGGCTGATGAAGCGTCTGGGCATGGAGGAAGGCGAGGCGATCGAGGCGCGCATGCTCTCCGGCGCGATCGAGCGCGCGCAGCGCAAGGTCGAGGTTCGCAACTTCGACACCCGCAAGCACCTGCTCGAGTACGACGACGTGATGAACAAGCAGCGCTCGAGCATCTACCAGTGGCGAAACACGATCCTCGCCAGCCAGGACATGCGCGCGCAGTACCAGGAGCTTTCGAGCGAGCTCGCCGCGCAGATCGTCGCGGCCACGTTCCCACCCAAGTCCGAGCCCGACGCGGAGGGGTTCGTGCGCGAGGTACAGGCGCAGTTCGCGATCGCGGTCGACCCGGGGGCCGCCGAGCTGCAAGGCGGCGGGAACCGCGAACGCGCGCTCGAGCTCCTGCTCCAACGGGTCGAGGCGAAGCTCGACGAGAAGGTCGGGATGTTCGCGGAGATCCAGCGCAAGTACGCCGATTTCCGGCCCCCGAGCTTCGACGGCATCGCGCGAGGAATCCTGCTGCAGACGCTCGACCAGAGCTGGAAGGACCACCTGCTCACGATGGACCACCTGAAGGAGGGCGTCGGCCTGCAGGGCTACGCGGGAAAGGATCCCAAGCGCGTGTACCAGACGGAGGGCTTCGAGCTCTTCCGAGCGATGTTCGATCGGATCGGCGCGCGCGCGACCGAGCAGCTGTTCCGGGTCGCGATCGAGGAGCCTTCGCCCGAGCGGATCGTCGAGCTTCGCGCCGCCGAAGAGGCGCGCCGCACCGCGCAGACGCGCCGGCTGCAGGAGGTTCACGCGGGCTCCCCGTCGGAGGCGCCCGCGGCGCCGACCGGCACGGTGACGCGCGAGGGGCCGAAGGTGGGCCGGAACGACCCGTGCCCGTGCGGCTCGGGCAAGAAGTTCAAGAAGTGTCACGGGGTGGCGGGCTAG